A genomic window from Sphingobacterium spiritivorum includes:
- a CDS encoding DUF4440 domain-containing protein, with protein sequence MKFWTTVAVVATALTFQTYSSQAQLPDKVGSLITVDRDAAKLSQSSSPHQAFLSIVDKESVFFTPSAVNAFNYLNNRPNIADVMSWDPNFVLVSRSQDWGVTSGAMEFQKVGAIKRYGQYLTVWKRNKKGIWKVNLRAEVENYGKQKASDLIYYEPDDNWYLKHRSKVRLGQREDVVMQSDKLFSTVLKANNPTAYGEFLTDDVKFLYPWQDPMEGKKDVMAFLKKQRVEIHTNPTNVGRAYSGEYAYTYGTADVITKDKTVKYNYIRIWQLKDDYQWKVMIEMMFER encoded by the coding sequence ATGAAATTTTGGACAACAGTAGCTGTAGTAGCCACAGCTTTAACTTTTCAAACCTATAGCAGTCAGGCTCAATTGCCGGATAAAGTTGGAAGTCTGATTACGGTAGATCGTGATGCCGCTAAATTATCACAATCCAGCAGCCCTCATCAGGCTTTCTTATCGATTGTAGATAAAGAATCTGTCTTTTTTACACCATCGGCAGTGAATGCCTTCAATTACCTCAATAACAGGCCCAATATTGCAGATGTTATGAGTTGGGATCCTAATTTTGTATTAGTATCCCGTAGTCAGGATTGGGGCGTGACCAGCGGAGCTATGGAGTTTCAGAAAGTTGGTGCAATAAAGCGTTACGGGCAATATCTGACCGTCTGGAAGAGAAATAAGAAAGGGATATGGAAGGTTAATTTAAGAGCTGAAGTGGAGAACTACGGTAAACAGAAAGCCTCAGATCTGATTTATTATGAGCCGGATGACAACTGGTACCTCAAACACCGTTCGAAAGTAAGACTGGGGCAGCGTGAAGATGTAGTAATGCAGAGTGATAAGCTGTTTTCAACAGTTTTAAAAGCAAATAACCCGACAGCATACGGAGAGTTCCTGACAGACGATGTTAAGTTTTTGTATCCATGGCAGGATCCTATGGAAGGAAAGAAAGATGTAATGGCGTTCCTGAAAAAACAACGTGTAGAGATTCATACTAACCCGACAAACGTAGGTCGTGCATACAGTGGTGAATATGCTTATACGTATGGTACGGCAGATGTAATCACTAAAGATAAAACCGTTAAATATAACTATATCCGTATCTGGCAGCTGAAAGATGACTATCAGTGGAAAGTGATGATTGAGATGATGTTTGAGCGTTAA
- the cysS gene encoding cysteine--tRNA ligase codes for MENNLVLYNTISRKKEKFNPIHPSMVGMYVCGPTVYSDVHLGNCRTFVSFDLIFRYLLHLGYKVRYVRNITDAGHLEGDRDEGDDKFAKKAKLEQLEPMEIVQKYTIGFHDVLRLFNTLPPSIEPTATGHISEQIEMIKQIIDNGYAYEVNGTVYFDVEKYVQKYDYTVLTNRKLEDLLNNTRELGGQDEKKGRLDFALWIKAKPEHIMRWPAPWSTGFPGWHIECSAMSNKYLGAQFDIHGGGMDLAATHHTNEIAQSEACNHTSPARYWMHTNMLTVNGARMSKSSGNGFLPQELFTGNHPLLERGYSPMAVRFFMLQAHYRSTLDFSNEALDAADKGFKRLMNAIALLNKITPSKATSGFNLEDIRKNCYAAMDDDFNSPILIAELFEVVRVINSIYDGKATINQKGLDELKAFMKDFVEDILGLNDDSNAGTDNMDELMNVIINIRNSAKQNKDFATSDRIREELSSIGIQLKDSKDGTLWNKI; via the coding sequence ATGGAAAATAATCTGGTTCTTTATAATACAATAAGCAGAAAGAAAGAGAAATTTAATCCTATTCACCCTTCCATGGTAGGGATGTATGTGTGTGGACCCACAGTGTACAGTGATGTACATTTAGGAAACTGCCGCACATTTGTATCATTCGATCTGATATTCCGTTACCTGTTGCACCTGGGCTATAAAGTACGTTATGTACGTAATATTACCGATGCGGGACATCTGGAAGGAGACAGAGATGAAGGGGATGATAAATTTGCAAAAAAAGCCAAGCTAGAGCAACTGGAACCTATGGAAATCGTACAAAAGTACACTATAGGCTTTCATGATGTCCTTCGCTTGTTTAATACGCTCCCTCCAAGTATTGAGCCTACAGCTACAGGACATATTTCAGAGCAGATTGAGATGATCAAGCAGATCATTGATAACGGATATGCTTATGAAGTGAACGGTACTGTTTATTTTGACGTAGAGAAATATGTTCAAAAATATGATTATACCGTTCTGACCAACCGTAAGCTGGAAGATTTGTTAAATAATACACGCGAATTGGGCGGACAGGATGAGAAAAAGGGGCGTTTGGATTTCGCTCTTTGGATAAAGGCAAAACCTGAACATATTATGCGCTGGCCGGCACCATGGAGTACAGGCTTTCCGGGATGGCATATCGAATGTTCGGCGATGAGCAATAAATATCTGGGAGCACAGTTTGATATACATGGTGGTGGAATGGATCTGGCAGCTACTCATCATACCAATGAGATCGCTCAATCAGAAGCCTGCAATCACACCAGTCCGGCGCGTTACTGGATGCATACCAATATGCTGACCGTAAACGGGGCCCGTATGTCCAAATCCTCCGGTAACGGATTTCTGCCTCAGGAGCTGTTTACGGGAAATCATCCGCTTCTCGAAAGAGGTTATTCTCCGATGGCGGTTCGTTTCTTCATGCTGCAGGCACATTACAGAAGTACATTAGACTTCTCAAATGAAGCCCTGGATGCTGCAGATAAAGGATTTAAGCGATTGATGAATGCTATCGCACTATTGAATAAGATCACGCCTTCTAAAGCTACATCCGGATTTAATCTGGAAGATATACGTAAAAACTGTTATGCAGCGATGGATGATGATTTCAACAGTCCTATACTGATTGCAGAACTTTTTGAAGTTGTGCGTGTCATTAATTCGATTTATGATGGTAAAGCTACCATTAATCAAAAAGGATTGGATGAACTCAAAGCCTTTATGAAAGACTTTGTTGAAGATATTCTGGGATTGAATGATGATAGCAATGCAGGGACGGATAATATGGATGAACTGATGAATGTGATTATTAATATCCGTAATTCAGCCAAACAGAATAAGGATTTTGCAACATCAGATCGTATCCGTGAAGAGTTGTCCTCTATAGGTATACAATTGAAAGACAGCAAAGACGGAACACTTTGGAATAAGATTTGA